In Streptomyces sp. SN-593, a single genomic region encodes these proteins:
- a CDS encoding oxidoreductase produces MQQQNWLITGVSTGLGRAFAEAALHAGHTVVGTVRSERDGAAFEALEPGRAHARILDVTDDGAVRDTFDEVERTVGPLDVVVANAGYGLEGTFEETPLAEVRRQFEVNVFGAMATLQAALPAMRRRRRGHLMAVTSMGGLMAVPGMSAYCGSKFALEGVLEALGKEVAQFGIHVTAVEPGSFRTDWAGRSMTRAERTVDDYDALFAPIREARQKASGNQLGDPAKAGEAVVHITSVERPPAHLVLGSDALRLVGAGRAAVDGDIRAWEALSRTTDFAEGAQL; encoded by the coding sequence GTGCAGCAGCAGAACTGGCTCATCACCGGCGTCAGCACCGGCCTCGGCCGGGCGTTCGCCGAAGCGGCGCTCCACGCCGGGCACACCGTCGTCGGCACGGTCCGCTCGGAGCGGGACGGGGCGGCGTTCGAGGCGCTGGAGCCCGGGCGCGCCCACGCCCGCATCCTCGACGTGACGGACGACGGCGCCGTCCGCGACACCTTCGACGAGGTGGAGCGCACCGTCGGCCCGCTCGACGTCGTCGTCGCGAACGCCGGGTACGGCCTGGAGGGCACCTTCGAGGAGACCCCGCTGGCGGAGGTGCGCCGGCAGTTCGAGGTCAACGTGTTCGGCGCGATGGCCACGCTCCAGGCCGCGCTGCCCGCCATGCGCCGGCGCCGGCGCGGCCACCTGATGGCGGTCACGTCGATGGGCGGTCTCATGGCGGTGCCCGGCATGTCGGCGTACTGCGGCAGCAAGTTCGCCCTGGAAGGGGTCCTGGAGGCCCTGGGCAAGGAGGTCGCGCAGTTCGGCATCCACGTCACCGCGGTCGAGCCGGGGTCCTTCCGTACCGACTGGGCCGGCCGGTCCATGACCCGCGCGGAGCGCACCGTGGACGACTACGACGCGCTGTTCGCCCCGATCCGCGAGGCACGGCAGAAGGCGAGCGGGAACCAACTGGGCGACCCGGCGAAGGCCGGGGAGGCGGTCGTGCACATCACCTCCGTCGAGCGGCCGCCGGCCCACCTCGTCCTGGGCTCCGACGCGCTGCGGCTGGTGGGCGCGGGGCGTGCGGCCGTGGACGGGGACATCCGCGCGTGGGAGGCGCTGTCGCGGACGACGGACTTCGCCGAGGGGGCGCAGCTCTGA
- a CDS encoding NADP-dependent oxidoreductase: MRVITQQTVGGPEVLTVVDAPEPRPIPGEVLVHVRAIGLNPLEARLRAGEFPLIGRPPFVLGWDISGVVADAPQTWRLRPGDEVFGMPMFPRAANAYAEMVAAPALHLARKPASLSHAEAAALPVVGLTAWQGLVDLGGVAEGDRVLVHGAGGGVGHVAVQIAKALGAYVVATAGGGKREFVEELGADEVIDHTAADFAEAVRGIDLVLDTVGGDTVERSLAVLRPGGHLVTAVAEEDTDLVARYEAAGMRFSGIAVDPDPVGLRGLVALVEQGRLRVHVQRTFPFERVADAHRLLDGGHLRGKIVLTV; this comes from the coding sequence ATGCGAGTCATCACCCAGCAGACGGTCGGCGGTCCCGAGGTGCTCACCGTCGTGGACGCGCCCGAGCCCCGGCCCATCCCGGGCGAGGTCCTCGTCCATGTCAGGGCGATCGGGCTCAACCCGCTGGAGGCGCGCCTGCGCGCCGGCGAGTTCCCGCTGATCGGCCGGCCGCCGTTCGTCCTGGGCTGGGACATCAGCGGCGTGGTCGCGGACGCCCCGCAGACGTGGCGGCTGCGGCCCGGCGACGAGGTGTTCGGGATGCCGATGTTCCCGCGGGCGGCCAACGCCTACGCCGAGATGGTGGCCGCGCCGGCGTTGCACCTGGCGCGCAAGCCGGCGTCGCTCTCGCACGCCGAGGCCGCGGCGCTGCCGGTCGTCGGGCTGACGGCGTGGCAGGGCCTGGTCGATCTCGGCGGCGTGGCCGAGGGCGACCGCGTCCTGGTCCACGGCGCCGGGGGCGGCGTCGGCCACGTCGCCGTGCAGATCGCGAAGGCGCTCGGCGCGTACGTGGTCGCCACGGCCGGCGGCGGCAAGCGGGAGTTCGTGGAGGAGTTGGGCGCCGACGAGGTGATCGACCACACGGCGGCCGACTTCGCCGAGGCGGTGCGCGGCATCGACCTGGTGCTCGACACGGTCGGCGGCGACACCGTCGAGCGGTCGCTCGCGGTGCTCCGGCCGGGCGGCCACCTCGTGACGGCGGTCGCCGAGGAGGACACCGACCTCGTCGCCAGGTACGAGGCGGCCGGCATGCGCTTCAGCGGCATCGCGGTCGACCCCGATCCGGTCGGGTTGCGCGGGCTCGTCGCGCTCGTGGAGCAGGGCAGGCTGCGGGTGCACGTGCAGCGGACGTTCCCGTTCGAGCGGGTCGCCGACGCGCACCGACTGCTCGACGGCGGCCACCTCCGGGGCAAGATCGTCCTCACCGTGTGA
- a CDS encoding winged helix-turn-helix transcriptional regulator produces the protein MSGYGPGGQFLADCPARLAVELIADKWTVVVLAGLSRGPVRHGELIDLIGGISRKVLTQTLRRLQAHGLVRRHAHTEAPPRVEYELTALGATLAEPIHVLAEWARANGEAVLDA, from the coding sequence ATGAGCGGTTACGGTCCCGGTGGCCAGTTCCTCGCCGACTGCCCGGCGCGCCTCGCGGTCGAGTTGATCGCCGACAAGTGGACGGTGGTCGTGCTCGCGGGCCTCAGCCGCGGCCCGGTGCGCCACGGCGAGCTGATCGACCTGATCGGCGGCATCTCCCGCAAGGTGCTCACCCAGACGCTCCGTCGGCTCCAGGCGCACGGCCTCGTCCGCCGCCACGCCCACACCGAGGCGCCGCCCCGCGTCGAGTACGAGCTGACCGCGCTCGGGGCGACGCTGGCCGAGCCCATCCACGTGCTGGCCGAGTGGGCGCGGGCGAACGGCGAGGCGGTGCTCGACGCCTAG
- a CDS encoding LacI family DNA-binding transcriptional regulator — MSQTAESAGRRRAPTMADVAQLAGVSHQTVSRVLSNHPNVRESTRADVQRAIEELGYRRNSSARALVTRRTLTLGVVACNPTLFGPSSTLFGLEEAAREEGYMVSAVTLRRYTAAALREAIDHLSEWGVEGIVVIVPHRDAVSALAELKLPFPVVTVEGGHSLPIPGVSVDQRLGARLVTSHLLAAGHSTVWHVAGPPSWFEAEARAVGWRATLEEAGAEVPEPLIGDWTPLSGYRAGQELAGRVVARGARPGATGLSAVFVANDQMALGVLRAFREAGLSVPGQVAIAGFDDIPEAEYFAPPLTTVRQDFTAVGQASIRLLVSRLEEGAAGGDDERVVIEPRLIVRRSSTPS; from the coding sequence ATGTCGCAGACTGCGGAGAGCGCCGGAAGGCGAAGGGCGCCCACGATGGCGGACGTCGCCCAACTGGCCGGAGTGTCACACCAGACGGTCTCCCGGGTGCTGAGCAACCACCCGAACGTGCGGGAGTCGACCCGGGCCGACGTGCAGCGGGCGATCGAGGAGCTGGGCTACCGCCGCAACTCCTCGGCGCGCGCGCTGGTGACCCGCCGGACGCTGACCCTGGGCGTCGTGGCGTGCAACCCCACGCTGTTCGGCCCGTCGAGCACCCTGTTCGGACTGGAGGAGGCCGCCCGCGAGGAGGGCTACATGGTCTCCGCGGTCACCCTGCGCCGCTACACCGCGGCCGCGCTGCGCGAGGCCATCGACCACCTCAGCGAGTGGGGGGTGGAGGGCATCGTGGTGATAGTGCCGCACCGCGACGCCGTCAGCGCCCTCGCCGAACTGAAGCTGCCGTTCCCGGTGGTGACCGTGGAGGGCGGGCACTCGCTGCCCATACCGGGGGTCTCGGTCGACCAGCGGCTCGGGGCGCGCCTGGTCACCAGCCATCTGCTGGCCGCCGGGCACAGCACCGTGTGGCATGTCGCGGGGCCGCCGAGCTGGTTCGAGGCCGAGGCCCGCGCCGTCGGCTGGCGCGCGACGCTGGAGGAGGCCGGCGCCGAGGTGCCCGAGCCGCTGATCGGCGACTGGACGCCGCTGTCGGGGTACCGCGCGGGGCAGGAACTGGCCGGCCGGGTCGTCGCGCGCGGCGCGCGCCCGGGCGCCACCGGCCTGTCGGCGGTCTTCGTGGCGAACGACCAGATGGCGCTGGGGGTGTTGCGGGCCTTCCGCGAGGCCGGGCTCTCGGTGCCCGGCCAGGTGGCGATCGCCGGGTTCGACGACATCCCCGAGGCCGAGTACTTCGCGCCGCCGCTCACGACGGTGCGCCAGGACTTCACCGCCGTCGGCCAGGCCAGCATCCGGCTGCTGGTCAGCCGGCTGGAGGAGGGGGCGGCCGGTGGCGACGACGAGCGCGTGGTGATCGAGCCGCGGCTGATCGTCCGCCGCAGCAGCACCCCGTCCTGA
- the araB gene encoding ribulokinase, with protein MTTDPPAVTVGIDFGTLSGRALVVAVEDGRELGSAVHEYPHGVLAHALPGGRALPPDWALQVPQDWRDVLRSAVPRALAAAGVRPEQVVGVGTDFTSCTVLPATAEGVPLSELPHLADRPHAYPKLWRHHAAQPEADLIVEQALKSDQAWLRRYGGKISSEWQYAKALQVLREDPEVYAAADRWIEAADWIVWQLTGAESRNPCTAGYKGIRQDGRYPDAEFLASLHPRFADFTAKLEHPLAQLGAAAGGLTAQAAQWTGLRPGTPVAVGNVDAHVTSSAAQALDPGHMLAIMGTSTCHIMNSDVLGEVPGMCGVVKDGVVPGLWGYEAGQSGVGDLFAWAVRTANPYPYEEEARRRGVSAHELLTEKAAAQAVGAHGLVALDWHSGNRSVLVDHHLSGLLVGLTLDTRPEDVYRALIEATAFGARTIVEAFEQAGVPVTEFTAAGGLLRNRFLMQTYSDVLGRPVNLLGSDQGPALGSAIHAAVAAGAHPDIRAASAAMGRIERRAYLPDPARAAAYDRLYAEYRELHDHFGRGGSGAMHRLRALRDEAAAAS; from the coding sequence ATGACCACCGACCCACCCGCCGTGACCGTCGGCATCGACTTCGGGACGCTCTCCGGCCGAGCCCTCGTCGTCGCCGTGGAGGACGGGCGCGAGCTGGGCAGCGCGGTGCACGAGTACCCCCACGGGGTGCTGGCCCACGCGCTGCCCGGCGGTCGCGCCCTGCCGCCGGACTGGGCCCTCCAGGTGCCCCAGGACTGGCGGGACGTGCTGCGCTCCGCGGTGCCGCGCGCGCTGGCCGCCGCGGGGGTGCGACCGGAGCAGGTCGTGGGTGTCGGCACCGACTTCACCTCCTGCACGGTGCTGCCCGCCACCGCCGAGGGCGTCCCGCTCAGCGAACTGCCGCACCTCGCCGACCGGCCGCACGCCTATCCGAAGCTGTGGCGGCACCACGCCGCTCAGCCCGAGGCCGACCTCATCGTCGAACAGGCCCTGAAGAGCGACCAGGCGTGGCTGCGCCGCTACGGCGGGAAGATCTCCAGCGAGTGGCAGTACGCCAAGGCGCTCCAGGTGCTGCGCGAGGACCCGGAGGTCTACGCCGCCGCCGACCGGTGGATCGAGGCGGCCGACTGGATCGTGTGGCAGCTCACCGGGGCGGAGAGCCGCAACCCCTGCACCGCCGGCTACAAGGGCATCCGGCAGGACGGCCGCTACCCCGACGCGGAGTTCCTCGCCTCGCTGCACCCGCGGTTCGCGGACTTCACCGCCAAGCTGGAGCACCCGCTCGCGCAGCTCGGCGCGGCGGCCGGCGGCCTCACGGCCCAGGCGGCGCAGTGGACCGGTCTGCGGCCCGGGACACCGGTGGCGGTCGGCAACGTGGACGCCCACGTCACGTCGTCGGCGGCCCAGGCGCTCGACCCCGGCCACATGCTGGCCATCATGGGCACCTCGACCTGCCACATCATGAACTCCGACGTCCTGGGGGAGGTCCCGGGCATGTGCGGGGTGGTGAAGGACGGCGTGGTCCCGGGCCTGTGGGGCTACGAGGCCGGCCAGAGCGGCGTCGGCGACCTCTTCGCCTGGGCGGTGCGGACCGCGAACCCGTACCCGTACGAGGAGGAGGCGCGCCGGCGCGGCGTCTCCGCGCACGAGCTGCTCACCGAGAAGGCCGCGGCCCAGGCCGTGGGCGCGCACGGCCTGGTCGCGCTGGACTGGCACAGCGGCAACCGCTCGGTGCTGGTGGACCACCACCTGTCGGGGCTGCTGGTCGGGTTGACCCTCGACACCCGGCCCGAGGACGTCTACCGGGCCCTGATCGAGGCGACCGCGTTCGGCGCCCGCACGATCGTGGAGGCGTTCGAGCAGGCCGGGGTGCCGGTGACCGAGTTCACCGCGGCCGGCGGGCTGCTGCGCAACCGCTTCCTCATGCAGACCTACAGCGACGTGCTGGGGCGCCCGGTCAACCTGCTCGGCTCCGACCAGGGGCCGGCGCTCGGCTCGGCCATCCACGCCGCCGTGGCCGCCGGCGCGCACCCCGACATCCGTGCCGCCTCGGCCGCGATGGGCCGGATCGAGCGCCGTGCCTACCTGCCGGACCCGGCCCGCGCGGCCGCCTACGACCGCCTGTACGCCGAGTACCGCGAGCTGCACGACCATTTCGGGCGGGGCGGCAGCGGCGCGATGCACCGCCTGCGCGCGTTGCGCGACGAGGCGGCGGCCGCGTCCTGA
- a CDS encoding L-ribulose-5-phosphate 4-epimerase translates to MSSNPRQQQRRREREQQQEPHGRRPGPDVADLRRQVSDLHGELVRYQLVVWTAGNVSGRVPGHDLFVIKPSGVDYDRLSPDAMIVCDLDGNVVEGELAPSSDTAAHAYVYRHMPEVGGVVHTHSTYACAWAARGEPVPCVLTAMADEFGAEIPVGPFAMIGDDSIGRGIVETLAGHRSPAVLMQNHGVFTVGADARAAVKAAVMCEDVARSVHISRQLGVPLSIDPAAIDRLHDRYQNVYGQQGPSVGKESQA, encoded by the coding sequence ATGAGCAGCAACCCCCGGCAGCAGCAGCGGCGACGGGAACGGGAACAGCAGCAGGAACCCCACGGGCGGCGGCCAGGGCCCGACGTCGCCGACCTGCGCCGCCAGGTCAGCGACCTGCACGGCGAACTGGTCCGCTACCAGCTCGTGGTGTGGACGGCCGGCAACGTGTCGGGGCGGGTGCCCGGGCACGACCTGTTCGTGATCAAGCCGAGCGGTGTGGACTACGACCGCCTCTCGCCCGACGCCATGATCGTGTGCGACCTCGACGGGAACGTGGTCGAGGGCGAGTTGGCGCCGTCGTCCGACACCGCCGCCCACGCCTACGTCTACCGGCACATGCCCGAGGTCGGCGGTGTGGTGCACACGCACTCCACGTACGCGTGCGCGTGGGCCGCGCGCGGCGAGCCGGTGCCGTGCGTACTGACCGCGATGGCCGACGAGTTCGGCGCCGAGATACCGGTCGGGCCGTTCGCGATGATCGGCGACGACTCGATCGGCAGGGGCATCGTCGAGACGCTGGCCGGCCACCGGTCCCCGGCGGTGCTGATGCAGAACCACGGGGTGTTCACGGTCGGCGCCGACGCCCGGGCCGCCGTGAAGGCCGCCGTCATGTGCGAGGACGTCGCGCGCAGCGTGCACATCTCCCGCCAGCTCGGCGTCCCGCTGTCCATCGACCCCGCCGCGATCGACCGGCTGCACGACCGCTACCAGAACGTGTACGGCCAGCAGGGGCCGTCCGTCGGCAAGGAGTCCCAGGCATGA